GTTGATAAAGTTGTAAACATCATTCACTGTCCACTTCCTTATGTCTTCGGGCACCTCATCACCATTAAGAAAGAGATTGGGTGGACCtggaaaaataaatgtcatCTTTATTGGTGCTGTAATACAATTTATTTGCTAAAAGAATATATATTGTGATCCATCTTTAGAAACTCACCAGGTGGAAGGAAACCATTTCCAGGAACTGGGAACATGTAAGGCATGCCTGTGAGCGCTCCACCAGCAGAGGGATACATGAATTTCTCCTGAAAAGCTGAACATTGACTCGATATGTCTTTATCATTTTCACCGCTGTTGGCCACATCTGACCCATCTTGACTATTCACACAGGTTTTACGCAGGCCTGGGTCCCCATCTTTGTAGTTCTTCCGGCTTCCTGTGGCAAGTTCAGAGTCTATTTTTGCTTGATGGTGCGTCTTGCTAGTGGGACACTCCTCTCCCATGTCCCCCTTAGCCTCCACCTCTTTCTCTTCCCCTGATGTGGCTCCTGGGCTCTGCTCTACACTTTTATCTTCAGTATGGCCCTTCAGGTTGGACACATGACTCTCTGTGCTCTTGTGAGCAGTTGGCCTCCTACCAGCCCTGCGTCCCCTCTCTCTGTGCAGCGTGCTGATTGGTGGGTAAGGGCTGGCTGACATGAGGATGCTGTTGGAGTGCAGTTCATCCAAGGTGGGACGGTGGACGAAGACATCTTGGCCATCTGGCATGCGCTGACGACCTCTAAATGCCATGGGGTTGGAAGGGTAAGACATGTGATTATCGAGTCCCATAAGTCCCTTCTGGTGGGCATTCTCCATCTCTTTCTGGTGCAGGATGGCATTCATCTCCATTCTGAACAggagcacacacaaatattagaCATTCGTGCAACAATGATGATGGAACCACATTATCACACTTTGTTATCaaattaaacgattaatcaaaTGTCTCAGTTTTATTCGGCAAAATGTAATGTAGACCTGTATGTAGGTGGAATAGTTCTCTGAGATGCTGATGATATTCTGCACGCACTACCTGGCTATATTTTGCTTGTGAATGAACTCCTGTCGCCGGGCAACTGTTTCCATGGGCTCCGAGGGCAAGAAGCCGTAGCCagctgagaaaaagaaaaagacagacttGCTGTTAACGCTCATATAGACAGGCTGTTAGGTATGAATGTGCATCGGGCCATGCTCACCTGCTCCAGGAAAAGCTCTCCCAGGCAGGACATTGGCATGGGGAGGTAGAGGTGGACCCAGGTGAGGTCCCATGTGCATCTGTCTGGCCTCGGAAGCTACCATCTCGGAGGGGGGAACCAGCTCTCTGATGAAAGACAAGCATTGGAAATCAGTCATCTAGACATGATGGAGTCAAGGGACAAATAAGCAACTGTAATAACTGCTGTTTTGTCAATGACTAAGGTATATTTTGGTGCATGCAACAGATGTTTCTCTCAAGTAGCCATGTCTTTTTCGCTCATGCACCTGTAACTGACAATTTTCAAGAGGTGCCCTTCACCAGAGACTACTGTTTCAGTTTTAAGAGTGACTTCAGGTACAGACCTCTCCATGAAGCGAGGTTCGAACTGCGTTGGGACCCCCTGTAACCTCTGCTGCCCCTGGGTGAGGATCTGTGGAGCCATGGCCATCTGGTTCCTCATTATCATCTCTTGCCTCTGCCTCAGCTCTGCAAGAGTAGAAAACACACCACAGGTCACCGGGAAGCCAGTTTAGCCTGAGATGTGCACCGACTGTGAAAGCTGGAGACAGCGGGTACTACTGAGCAGCTAATAATCCATTTAAATCAATACACGGCAGACAAGGTCACACAGTTGGTTTAACCTGTTTGGAGCTCCAGATTAAATTCAGACAAAATAGACGGTGTCAGGAAATGTGTagcctaaattaaaaaaaaatcatatatttatacacacattcaaGTTCTGCACCTATTTTTAACTGTAATATTTAGAGTTTTTTGGACTCCTGCtatattttatgttgttttgttgcttCATCCCCTCTGTGTTTTCATTTCTCACCTCCAGCTGACATGCCATTGACCAGACGGTACCAGTGCTTCTCATCCATAGCCCCCTGCTCTCCCAGCGCTGTCATCTTCCTCAGCTGCTCCCGTGGGGTCATGACACACACGACCTTTGACCTCCTGAACGCTGTAGAAGTTTTAAAAGAGGGTGGAACATGTAACTACTTTGATAAACTGGTTACTGTAATATCACATTATATATTGTAGTTTTGAAGTATAACTTCATAAAAAATGTAGCTTGGATTGACGTATACATTTTGTAATTTCTTATTACTGCCACAAGGGGACAGCAAATGTGTATACATTAAAGAGCCTGTTGATGCTCACTGAACTTTGTGCTACCATGTAATTTTTTCAAAAGAATATTTAATCCCACTAAAATACCAACAAAGTAACAACATTTGTCACTAAACtttatcatatatatatgtaggaaaatacaggaaaaacacattttattcaaaCAATCCTACTTAATTTACATAACAGTACAGAggattgttttcattgttgttgCAGATGTCATGTGTCATGTTAGTGAATTTATTTACCTATTTGTGGTGTTTGTATTTAAGCAGAGCTGTGacgattaaatatttttgttgagaTTAGAACTgactgacaaaataaaatataaattataaaatataacaaaaaggtatccatgcacacacacaaattaattCACTAACCTTTGATCCTTCCTCTCACCTCTTACCTCCACCCTAGCATTAAGCATTAATCTTAAACCAACTTTAACCTTAACCCTGACAGTAACGTAAACCTAATCCTAAACTTAAATTTAACACCCAAATCCAAATCCTAACTTAAATAACTTAAAACGTGGAGACCATCACATACACACTTCAAATGGCCACAATGTTCTTGGCTGAGCCAGCAGTATGTGTAAACAAGCACAATCAACTTAGACACCTATCTATCAAACAACAAACACTCAGTATGGTTTTAAAAAATCACTTAAGAAATACTACCTTCAaacatatttcaatatttaataTCAATTTAGAGAGATTCTGTTATAGGGCTTTTCGTTatatcttattttttaaaatagatCTATTTGGAATAgcgtaatttttttattttttatattttttttgtgtgtgattaattgcgttaactgtaaaatatgatttgtattttcaaatgttgtgtaatgtgaagtaatgtctttGTGCGTATGTTGTGAAATGTGATGTCGTAAATTGTCACATGATAGATTGtaggaccccaggaagaatagctttTAGCTTATGCTGAAGCTAAGGGGgatccaaataaaacaaacaacccTCCAATTAGCTTCACACTGCAGAAATCCCAttacaaaatatgaatgaatatgAATCCAGTTCTGCTAATCCAGCACCAGACTGCACAGTATGCTTCTGGGTAgatgaatttgaatttgaacaCAAGTTCGCCATCCACCTTTTCATATGATATTAGTTTAAACTAATCATAATAGTATTTGATTGATATGTTTGTCAATGTTTCAAactgcatactgtatgtactacatTTTTTCTGCCCTCCTCTCCCTCAGAGAAATGCTGTCATAAGATTTTCCCCGAGGCCTTGAGCATTATCCACAGTCCCTCAAGTTCCTTCTGAAGCCCATCTAATCTGAGGGCTGTAATCCGCCTATTAGTCCTATAACAGTCTGCTAGCTACATCTGCCAACCTGCCTGAGACCGCCCATCCAACCCCCATCCCCAACCTCCCAGGCCCCTGCTACCACCAGGATCCTATTAGCTAAGTCCTGGCTATACAGCACTTTAAAGGGATGTGTTGAAGGTAATCCGCACGTTTAGAGTTTTACCCTCAGCAAACCTTGCCTGTAAGCATCCCGGACAATACACCCTAAGTGCTAAGCCTATTACCCGCCATTAGCTTTCAGGATGTCCTTAAAACACCTTGGGGATAAATCTGGGGATGCAATCGGTTTATGTGGAGCTATGTGGCGTGCCAATGTCACAACAGCTAGCATCAGCAAATAAGCAGAAATGTATTTCAACATTTACATCTCTGTAATTCCCAAGTGGGCTCTAAACTCTGAGCCTCCGGGCATTGTGTAATGTATTATCGCCTTCACATTCTCTCACTGAGAATTAATGATTTATactttcatgtgttttttttttacattttacattcttaACGATAACATATAGAaagtaaaataatgaaaatggaGACCTAGAAATATAAATTTGATCCTTGAGTCTcttcagaaacagaaaaaagtaCCACAAACTGTGACAGGTCAAATGGGGCCTGTGTTAACACCTGATTGTGCCTCCCATATATCAGCATTACATGATTCACAGAGCTAAACTGCCAGattttcaaaaaagtaatatgatttttgaaaaatactttttgaagGTATTTACAGAGTCATAAAAGACTGTACATAAGTACTCTGTCCGCCGCATGATGAAAAAAGATTTTTATCCTGTTTCCCAAGTTGCGATTTattttctaatccaaacaaagaTGGTAGCCGGATGTCTTGCACAATTTGTTTAATGTGAAACAGGTAAAAATGGTATTCAGATCAGTAACATCAGCAAAGGCCTTGCAATTTGAGGTACATTGTTTTCAGCTTATCTTTATGGTACTTTGGTTATTTTAATATGTCTAATGTATGTATTTGGTGGCTTAATTATTTGTATGTTGCACTGTCATctgaaacaaaacaatattCAGTCTGTTGCACGATAAAGATTTTCAAACCGTTTAAGATGTGACTATTTTCCTTCAGGTAGCATGCAAGCAAACAAAAATACGTGTTATTttgtatgaaaatgtaaaatattggaAAGAAATATCAATATACTAATGTGTTGAGTTTATTTACCATTTTTGTCAATACACAAACATTAGGAACCTGCCTCGGTGAGCTGTGACAGGAAACTTAACATTCATACTGTATACAAATAATAGAACCATATCCATAAcatatacaaattaaataaagataaaagaaaagataaagataaaaataCCTTAAATTGAGAGAAGTTTGCTGATAATGCTACTGataataacatttttaattgtGTGCAAATTGAGCAAGGAGATCCGTCTCCCATCTTTGTTTGGATTACGAAATAATGTCGCAAATATAggattcatatatatataatataggatAATAGGTTCAAAATCTTTTTTCATTGTGCAGTGGacagaatatttttttatgcATATTATTAAAAGAGTCTTTTATGATTCTGTAAATACCCTCATAACAAGAGTAAGTGTTAAACCGCCTTTGTTGTTGATTGTTGGGTATTTTGTTTTGCGGGAAAATTGCATGCTTAGCTCTGACTCTAATGCAGAGGTAACACATGAGAGGCACAATGTGTTATGTGGAAACTTAGAAGAATTCTTTATTAAGGCCTGTTCGATCACAGCTAACACTTTTATTAGGTTTTGTTTTAAGTCTTTTAAGTGAAGTTGTAGACTAAGACTTAACGTATAACGCTGTAACACATCTCCAAACCTAACCCCGCTCAAACTTCTTACAGAATTTTAAATGGAAATTTCAAGTGGCATTTTGTGAgtgaaaatgtcattacaagggAGTTCTTGTCTCATATTTCCTCAACAAACAGAGGCCACACCACAGCTGCCAAATCTGTGGATTGGACTCTTTGGATTTGCTGTTGCCTGGTTAATCTCATTACAAGAATGAATTAAGGGAAAAATTGCTGACGGCTTAGATGGAGCCCTGAGGAGGTCAAATCAGACAAGACAGAAGTATTGTCTAGTCCTTCCTAATCCCCCctcacacaacatacacatgctAAATCCATGTTATATGCTGTCAGTTAGAAGAAGCAGATTATATTTTATGAGAGTTGCAAGTGGGCAAGCTCCAGGTAGTATTGATGAAGAATtacttgtgatgtcacaactcaCATAACAAAATGCTAGAAAAAGATGATTGAAAAgataaaattaaatacaaatcaATATGTAGAAATATGGAGAATGAAGTAGACACAAATCATCACAGTTAAAAAGAACCACAGACTAATTCATCATGTATTGGAGcgttattttcatttcaataaGCGCTATCTAAAGAATCAGGGCTTATTTTAATGTAAATTATGCAGATTTCAAGGTTGTTCCTCTAATCGCATTGGCCCTTAGATTAATCACTTACTGATCCTTTTATACAGTTTACTGCTAATATTATGGATGACAAGATTTACCATTTGAAGGTTTTGCATATTTTATAACATTGTGATGCAAATATTGAGCTACGTGCATGGATTTTTAGGTTGttactgttattttttttatcacatacTAAGGCACCTAAGTAGACTTACAACTAAAATACAACCTAAATAAATCAGtcacaaagaaaaacaatgcaGGAGGAGAATGTGAAATATTGAACATAACTAAAGTTTTAACAGACTTACCTTCAAGCTTGAACCAGTGAGCAGAGCTTGGAACTGGTTTTGTCCCAATTCAGGTAAAAACACAAGTAAAAAATGTGAAGGAACAACCTTTGGATAGTTCACAGACTGTATTTCTCTACTGTCCTTGACTACTGAGCACAGCCTGCTGCCAGCTAACTGCCTTAACTAAAAAAGACCTTTTAAATACCGATTCATTTCATCTCCATTAGATGGCCTTATCTCCTGCAGTAAGTCCTCCCTGTCCTGACATCACTATGATCTCCCATCCAACTGCTTGCCGCACCTTGCAACTGATGTGTAATTACTGAAGCAGCACTGGTCCTAAGCATGGGGTGCTAAACCTCTTTCAACGTTTACCTCACTAATCCCTTGTTAGCACTTTAGACCATAGTTAAGACACCTAAATGCTTAGCTTCCTTTTCCAGTGGCAAAATGTCCAACCCCTCCTTAACTGCTCTGCGGCCACATGCAGAGAAGCTACATCATGCTGGTTATAGACTTTAACAATCCAACAGATCAGTGTTGTTTTCGGTATTCCTCATGTGTAGTTTTGGTGTGAGAAGTATGTTGCTCCCCATGGTGCCAAAGGGTTGACCCAAACATGCTTGGTGGTAATTTGCTAGAAATCCGACTAAATGTTGGCCGGATGATCCTCTCAGACCTCTTAATCTGACAGTTTGTGCTCACCAACCGCTTAAAGCAAGGTCCTACACTTCTTTCAatggtgttttctttaatgCCGGGTGGGCAGAAAGGTGTGGACAGTTGGTGGGCTGAGTGGTAATTTTGCTAAACAGCAGACATGATATAAAAAAGGGGGGCAGTGTGGTGTTTCTATCTGCTTCTCTACAGTCTGCAGGACAGCAAAGAGATCCTGGAGAGTTGAGTGAAACTGGTGGTCAGTGAACCCCTGTCTTGTttaacatatacatacaca
This Sander lucioperca isolate FBNREF2018 chromosome 9, SLUC_FBN_1.2, whole genome shotgun sequence DNA region includes the following protein-coding sequences:
- the samd7 gene encoding sterile alpha motif domain-containing protein 7, yielding MTPREQLRKMTALGEQGAMDEKHWYRLVNGMSAGELRQRQEMIMRNQMAMAPQILTQGQQRLQGVPTQFEPRFMERELVPPSEMVASEARQMHMGPHLGPPLPPHANVLPGRAFPGAAGYGFLPSEPMETVARRQEFIHKQNIARMEMNAILHQKEMENAHQKGLMGLDNHMSYPSNPMAFRGRQRMPDGQDVFVHRPTLDELHSNSILMSASPYPPISTLHRERGRRAGRRPTAHKSTESHVSNLKGHTEDKSVEQSPGATSGEEKEVEAKGDMGEECPTSKTHHQAKIDSELATGSRKNYKDGDPGLRKTCVNSQDGSDVANSGENDKDISSQCSAFQEKFMYPSAGGALTGMPYMFPVPGNGFLPPGPPNLFLNGDEVPEDIRKWTVNDVYNFINSIPTCSEYAQTFKDHMIDGETLPLLSEEHLLDTLGLKLGPALKIRSQVSRRLGNMLYMRNLPLSTSTMQATPEKPADHSSEIGSPVNCNSEEMMASPRDPDVLKSTEHLHETENNSPPSASSETA